In a genomic window of Anser cygnoides isolate HZ-2024a breed goose chromosome 28, Taihu_goose_T2T_genome, whole genome shotgun sequence:
- the LOC136787270 gene encoding olfactory receptor 14C36-like: MSNSSSITEFLLLPFADTRELQLLHFALFLAIYLAALLGNGLILTAVACDHRLHTPMYFFLLNLTLLDLGCISTTLPKAMANSLWDTRAISYAGCAAQVFLFVFLFSAEYSLLTIMAYDRYVAICKPLHYGSLLGSRACAQMAAAAWGSTFLYALLHTASTFSLPLCQGNAVDQFFCEVPQILKLSCTDSYLREVGFLMFSAFLGFGCFVFIVLSYVQIFMAVLRMPSEQGRHKIFSTCLPHLFVVSLFLSTVIFGYLKTPSVSSPSLDLVVAVLYSVVPPVVNPLIYSIRNKELRDAVRKVASWVFLNIDKFLLFLQK; encoded by the coding sequence atgtccaacagcagctccatcaccgagttcctcctcctgccattcgcagacacgcgggagctgcagctcctgcacttcgcgctcttcctggccatctatctggctgccctcctgggcaacggtctcatcctcaccgccgtagcctgcgaccaccgcctccacacccccatgtacttcttcctcctcaacctcaccctcctcgacctgggctgcatctccaccactctccccaaagccatggccaattccctctgggacaccagggccatttcctatgcaggatgtgctgcacaggtctttctgtttgtcttcctgttttcagcagagtattctcttctcaccatcatggcctatgaccgctacgttgccatctgcaagcccctgcactatgggagcctcctgggcagcagagcttgtgcccagatggcagcagctgcctggggcagtacttttctctatgctctgctgcacacggCCAGTACattctccctgcccctctgccaaggcaatgctgtggatcagttcttctgtgaagttccccagatcctcaagctctcctgcacagactcctacctcagggaagttggatTTCTCATGTTCAGTGCTTTTTTGgggtttggctgttttgttttcatcgtgctgtcctatgtgcagatcttcatggcagtgctgaggatgccctcggagcagggacggcacaaaATCTTCtccacatgcctccctcacctgtttgtggtctccctgtttctcagcactgtcATATTTGGCTACCTGAAGACCCCCTCcgtctcttccccatccctggatctggtggtggcagttctgtactcggtggtgcctccagtagtgaaccccctcatctacagcataaGAAACAAGGAGCTCAGAGATGCTGTTAGAAAAGTAGCTTCATGGGTGTTTCTGAATATTGAtaaatttctcctctttctccaaaagTGA